One Echinicola strongylocentroti DNA window includes the following coding sequences:
- a CDS encoding xanthine dehydrogenase family protein molybdopterin-binding subunit, whose protein sequence is MSPKTTTLNRRTFLKVSALAGGGMMLSFNWLAGCQPKTDGALGASKELYRLNGYIRIGDDGLVTLMSPNPEGGQNVKTSMPMILAEELDADWSKVVVEQAPLDTDNFTRQFIGGSQAIRTGWTALRTAGATARQMLLLAASQTWNVPVSEISTEPGIIIHKKSNKKAHFGEMATLAATLTVPKEVPLKEAENFKIIGTSRKNVDLGKIVTGKPLFGMDFKKEGMLIAMIVHPPALGKQLKSFDDTKARKMPGIKAVFQIKSLQDDYKRTFFDTAQFTDLIAIVGESTWQVLQAKKTIEAEWKIQEGYEEKRDRFGRDEIRLVPKGLESTATQEQAMKQAAQNPQTQRKDGNPEAAFNTASKIIERSYTGPFLSHNCMEPMNFFAHVQGEKVECAGPLQKPELTEQALSSRLGIPIENIEIAMTRLGGGYGRRSYAHWLIEAAVISQKINVPIKLIYTREDEMTGGVYRSRYQATYRAALDQDNQLIAFHVNAGGLPENPLFPNRFPAGAVDNYIAEGWEVPSNVTTGSFRAPRSNFMACVEQSFLDEVAEAAGKDPIDFRLELLAKAKENPIGEENDYDADRYAKVLQLVKEKSNWGHSTPGVSRGVSAYFCHNSYAAQVLDLSIVNGEVKIDKVTNAIDCGMVVNPDAAKNLCEGAVVDGIGTAMFGELTFEKGVVSKSNFHQYRQIRMKEAPASIATYFVDNGKDPSGLGEPAYPPVFAALANALYKATGKRFYNQPFINQLNS, encoded by the coding sequence ATGAGCCCAAAAACCACTACACTCAACCGACGAACTTTTCTTAAAGTTTCCGCTCTTGCTGGGGGAGGAATGATGCTGAGCTTTAACTGGCTGGCAGGATGTCAACCCAAAACAGATGGAGCCTTGGGCGCATCCAAAGAACTGTATAGACTAAATGGCTACATCCGTATCGGAGACGATGGTTTGGTAACCTTGATGTCCCCCAATCCCGAAGGAGGACAAAACGTCAAAACCTCCATGCCCATGATTTTGGCGGAGGAGCTGGATGCTGATTGGAGCAAAGTAGTGGTGGAACAAGCTCCACTGGACACGGACAATTTCACCCGTCAATTTATTGGAGGCAGCCAGGCCATTCGTACTGGATGGACTGCTTTGCGAACGGCTGGAGCCACCGCCCGGCAAATGCTACTTCTTGCCGCTTCCCAAACATGGAATGTCCCCGTATCGGAAATAAGCACCGAACCGGGTATTATCATCCACAAGAAAAGTAATAAGAAAGCGCACTTTGGAGAGATGGCCACACTTGCTGCCACGCTGACTGTCCCCAAAGAGGTTCCTTTAAAAGAAGCTGAAAATTTCAAGATCATTGGTACCTCAAGAAAAAATGTAGACTTGGGCAAAATCGTAACAGGTAAACCACTCTTCGGAATGGATTTCAAAAAAGAAGGAATGCTCATTGCCATGATCGTTCATCCTCCTGCCTTGGGGAAGCAACTGAAGTCGTTTGATGATACTAAGGCTAGAAAAATGCCGGGAATTAAAGCGGTTTTCCAAATCAAATCCCTTCAGGACGATTACAAAAGAACCTTTTTTGACACGGCCCAATTCACCGATCTAATTGCGATCGTTGGTGAAAGTACCTGGCAGGTACTTCAGGCAAAGAAAACAATCGAAGCGGAATGGAAAATCCAGGAAGGCTACGAAGAAAAGCGGGACAGGTTTGGGAGGGATGAGATCAGACTGGTGCCAAAGGGCTTGGAAAGCACGGCTACCCAAGAACAGGCCATGAAGCAAGCTGCACAAAACCCCCAAACCCAACGGAAAGACGGAAATCCAGAAGCAGCGTTTAACACTGCATCCAAGATCATAGAGAGGAGCTATACAGGCCCATTTTTATCCCACAACTGTATGGAGCCGATGAATTTTTTCGCCCATGTGCAGGGCGAAAAGGTGGAGTGTGCTGGCCCCTTGCAAAAACCAGAATTGACAGAGCAGGCACTTTCTTCCAGACTGGGAATTCCTATCGAAAACATAGAGATCGCTATGACCCGGCTCGGTGGTGGCTATGGCCGGAGATCCTATGCCCATTGGCTGATCGAAGCGGCGGTGATTTCACAAAAAATAAATGTGCCCATCAAACTGATATACACCAGGGAAGACGAAATGACTGGTGGAGTTTACCGCTCACGTTACCAAGCCACATATCGGGCGGCATTGGACCAAGACAATCAGTTGATCGCATTCCATGTAAATGCCGGAGGACTTCCCGAGAACCCATTATTCCCAAATAGGTTTCCTGCCGGAGCGGTGGACAATTATATTGCCGAAGGCTGGGAGGTGCCTTCCAATGTCACCACGGGCTCATTCCGTGCTCCTCGATCCAATTTTATGGCTTGCGTAGAGCAATCTTTCTTGGACGAAGTGGCCGAAGCCGCAGGAAAAGACCCCATTGATTTTCGATTGGAATTATTGGCAAAAGCAAAGGAGAACCCTATTGGGGAAGAAAATGACTACGACGCTGACCGTTATGCAAAAGTGCTTCAGCTGGTCAAGGAAAAATCCAATTGGGGGCATTCGACTCCGGGGGTTTCCAGAGGTGTTTCCGCTTATTTCTGTCATAATAGCTATGCTGCCCAGGTTTTGGATTTGAGCATTGTAAATGGTGAGGTTAAAATCGATAAGGTGACCAATGCCATTGATTGTGGTATGGTGGTCAATCCCGATGCTGCCAAAAACCTCTGTGAAGGTGCCGTGGTGGATGGAATAGGCACGGCGATGTTTGGTGAGCTGACGTTTGAAAAGGGAGTGGTCAGCAAATCCAATTTTCACCAATACCGTCAGATCCGGATGAAAGAGGCCCCTGCATCTATAGCAACCTATTTTGTAGACAACGGAAAAGATCCCTCTGGGCTTGGGGAACCCGCCTACCCTCCTGTTTTCGCAGCCTTGGCCAATGCGCTATATAAAGCCACAGGAAAGCGGTTTTATAATCAGCCATTTATCAATCAACTGAACAGCTAA
- a CDS encoding (2Fe-2S)-binding protein has protein sequence MTQYNLTINGKSLQVDVDPDTPLLWVLRDHLNLVGTKFGCGIAQCGACTVHIDGDAVRSCSYPVSVIEDKKVVTIEGLSENGDHPVQKAWLEHDVPQCGYCQSGQIMTAASLLAENPHPTDEEISYAMNGNICRCGTYTRIKAAVKTASKSI, from the coding sequence ATGACACAGTATAACTTAACTATCAATGGCAAATCTCTCCAAGTAGATGTAGACCCCGACACACCTCTGTTGTGGGTTTTGAGAGATCATCTAAATTTAGTTGGCACCAAATTCGGCTGCGGCATCGCCCAGTGTGGTGCCTGTACCGTTCATATAGACGGTGATGCGGTAAGGTCGTGTTCCTATCCTGTCAGCGTGATAGAGGACAAAAAGGTCGTGACCATAGAAGGCCTGTCCGAAAATGGTGACCACCCTGTACAGAAAGCTTGGCTGGAGCATGATGTACCCCAATGCGGCTATTGCCAATCCGGACAAATAATGACCGCTGCTTCCCTACTGGCCGAAAACCCCCATCCTACTGACGAAGAAATATCTTATGCCATGAATGGGAATATTTGCCGCTGCGGCACTTATACTCGAATCAAAGCCGCCGTTAAAACGGCCTCTAAATCAATTTAA
- a CDS encoding xanthine dehydrogenase family protein molybdopterin-binding subunit, with protein sequence MTLTDKKLNRRSFLKVSALAGGGMMLSFSWLAGCKPTTDELLTMPDEWFEINSYIKIGENGAVTLFNPNPEFGQNVKTSLPMILAEELDIDWKKVFVEQADFYPERFDRQFTGGSNSVRTSWKPLRTAGATARQLIVNAAAKTWEVPAEEITTSHGTVEHKSSGKKAGYGEMASLAGTLEAPDPETITLKEISDFKIIGKSKKNVDATKIVTGKPLFALDHKVKGMKYAAIVHPPAFGMKLKSFDKSSVTSMPGIQDAFEVKIFKDDYGRNFFDTTTFPVIIAIVGDSTWEVMQAKKSLKAEWEKAPESTFPMAGRGGQTRDIKVPDGLENSSTHKEKMAEYIAKPGTEHRKDGDPEAAFKKAAKVLERTYTAPFLAHNTMEPMNAFADVTADKAVIYGPTQAPELIRQTLASSLGMPQENIQINLARMGGGFGRRAYSHHLTEAALISQKIKAPVKMVYTREDDMTAGVYRPTYSATYRAALDEDNKLLAFHVKAGGIPESPLHANRFPAGAIDNYLAEGWQIDSNITIGAFRAPRSNFIAGAEQSFLDELAEEMGKDPIEFRLELLKRAETNPVGENNDYDPKRYAGVLKLVREKSNWPSAPAGTSRGVSAYFCHNSYVAEVVDISIKDNQPVVESVYAAVDCGVVVNPDAAANMGEGAIVDGIGNAFYGEMAFEDGVPTKTNFDKYRMIRHSESPKKIEVHFVENNENPTGLGEPLFPPIFAALGNSLYKATGKRFYDQPFQPQLLQIENLNM encoded by the coding sequence ATGACATTAACCGATAAAAAACTAAACAGAAGATCCTTCCTGAAAGTATCAGCACTTGCCGGAGGCGGAATGATGCTGAGCTTCAGTTGGCTGGCAGGCTGTAAGCCCACAACGGACGAATTGCTGACCATGCCGGATGAATGGTTTGAAATCAACAGCTATATCAAAATCGGCGAAAACGGAGCTGTGACACTTTTTAACCCAAACCCTGAATTTGGACAGAATGTCAAAACATCTTTACCCATGATTTTGGCAGAGGAGCTGGACATAGACTGGAAAAAGGTTTTTGTGGAGCAAGCTGACTTTTATCCTGAACGATTTGATAGACAGTTTACAGGAGGAAGCAATAGTGTCCGAACTAGCTGGAAGCCACTACGAACTGCCGGAGCCACTGCCCGGCAACTTATTGTCAATGCCGCTGCCAAAACCTGGGAAGTGCCCGCAGAAGAAATCACCACAAGCCACGGAACGGTAGAACATAAATCTTCCGGAAAGAAAGCCGGATATGGGGAAATGGCTTCCTTGGCCGGAACATTGGAAGCCCCTGATCCTGAGACGATCACCTTAAAAGAAATCAGTGATTTCAAGATCATTGGCAAGTCCAAAAAGAATGTGGATGCCACTAAAATCGTGACCGGAAAGCCACTTTTCGCTCTGGACCATAAAGTGAAAGGAATGAAATATGCGGCCATTGTCCATCCTCCGGCATTTGGCATGAAGCTAAAATCATTCGACAAAAGCTCGGTCACTTCCATGCCTGGCATTCAGGATGCCTTTGAAGTGAAGATCTTCAAGGACGATTATGGCAGAAATTTCTTTGATACCACTACTTTTCCGGTCATCATCGCCATCGTGGGCGATTCCACTTGGGAAGTGATGCAGGCCAAAAAAAGCCTCAAAGCCGAATGGGAAAAAGCACCGGAAAGCACCTTTCCCATGGCCGGCAGAGGTGGTCAAACTAGGGACATCAAAGTACCAGACGGACTGGAAAACTCCAGTACCCATAAAGAAAAAATGGCCGAGTACATTGCCAAACCCGGTACTGAGCATAGAAAAGACGGCGATCCAGAAGCTGCTTTCAAAAAAGCAGCCAAGGTGCTGGAAAGAACCTATACCGCACCGTTTTTGGCACATAATACCATGGAACCCATGAATGCTTTTGCAGATGTCACAGCTGACAAGGCTGTCATCTATGGTCCCACCCAAGCCCCAGAACTGATCAGGCAGACCCTTGCTAGCAGCTTGGGCATGCCGCAGGAGAATATTCAGATCAATCTGGCCCGAATGGGTGGAGGATTTGGACGAAGGGCGTACAGCCACCATCTGACCGAAGCAGCGTTAATTTCCCAAAAAATCAAGGCTCCTGTCAAAATGGTCTATACCCGTGAAGACGATATGACAGCAGGCGTTTATCGGCCTACTTACTCTGCTACATACCGCGCGGCATTGGACGAAGACAACAAACTTCTGGCCTTTCATGTGAAGGCGGGTGGGATCCCAGAATCACCACTACATGCCAATAGATTCCCTGCTGGAGCGATAGACAATTACCTGGCCGAAGGCTGGCAGATCGACTCCAACATTACCATCGGTGCTTTCCGGGCTCCTCGGTCCAATTTTATTGCAGGGGCGGAACAAAGCTTCTTGGATGAGCTGGCTGAAGAAATGGGAAAAGACCCGATCGAATTCCGCTTGGAACTGCTGAAAAGAGCAGAAACCAATCCTGTCGGTGAAAACAACGACTACGATCCCAAGCGCTATGCGGGAGTACTGAAATTGGTAAGAGAAAAATCAAACTGGCCCAGTGCACCTGCAGGTACTTCCAGAGGTGTATCCGCCTATTTCTGTCACAATTCCTACGTAGCGGAAGTGGTGGACATCAGCATCAAAGACAACCAACCAGTAGTGGAAAGTGTATACGCAGCGGTAGATTGTGGCGTTGTGGTCAACCCCGATGCTGCCGCCAATATGGGCGAAGGAGCTATAGTGGATGGAATCGGCAATGCATTCTATGGAGAAATGGCCTTTGAGGACGGCGTGCCTACCAAGACGAATTTTGATAAATACCGTATGATCCGGCACAGCGAGTCCCCCAAGAAAATCGAAGTGCACTTCGTGGAGAATAATGAAAACCCCACGGGCTTGGGCGAGCCGCTCTTCCCCCCTATTTTCGCAGCCTTGGGCAATTCCCTGTACAAAGCAACGGGCAAACGGTTTTATGATCAGCCGTTCCAGCCACAGCTATTGCAGATCGAAAACCTGAACATGTAG
- a CDS encoding cysteine desulfurase family protein, producing the protein MYADKKIYLDYNSTTPCDEKVVEAMLPYFSEKFGNSSSSSHSFGWDAEEAVDIARQQIAELINSKQSQLYFTSGATEAVNLALLGTCEAIRSKGSHIITCTTEHSAVLRTCQELEKRGFSVTFLDVDSNGKLDLEAFQKAIRPETILACIMYANNETGLMHPIQKIAQIAHDNNVLVMSDITQAVGKTPLDIEHSGIDLAAFSAHKIYGPKGIGALYIRNRTLTNISPVLFGGGHEKGLRPGTLNIPAIVGFGKACQLCMETMTQESRRSKEWRDRIERELVALGEVRINSASEPRLPHMSSITIDNINGSKLLRQMGNLAISQGSACSSGTLAPSHVLLALGHSKEAALSSIRIGLGRPTTAQEVETTIATIKSTVKRLREVLV; encoded by the coding sequence TTGTACGCTGATAAAAAAATATACTTAGATTACAATTCCACCACTCCCTGTGATGAAAAAGTGGTCGAGGCAATGTTGCCGTATTTTAGTGAAAAATTCGGGAATTCATCCAGTTCAAGTCATTCTTTTGGGTGGGATGCAGAAGAGGCCGTTGATATCGCCAGGCAGCAAATAGCCGAACTGATCAATTCAAAACAAAGCCAGCTCTACTTCACCTCAGGGGCAACAGAAGCCGTCAACTTGGCGCTATTGGGAACCTGCGAGGCGATCAGAAGTAAGGGCAGCCACATCATTACCTGTACGACGGAACACAGCGCCGTCTTGCGTACATGTCAGGAGCTCGAAAAAAGAGGGTTTAGCGTCACCTTTCTAGATGTGGACAGCAATGGAAAGTTAGATTTAGAGGCATTTCAAAAAGCCATCAGGCCAGAAACCATTTTGGCCTGTATCATGTATGCAAACAACGAAACCGGCTTAATGCATCCTATCCAAAAAATCGCCCAAATAGCGCATGATAACAATGTATTGGTCATGAGTGACATCACGCAGGCGGTGGGGAAAACCCCTCTTGATATTGAACATTCAGGAATTGATTTGGCGGCATTTTCTGCCCATAAAATTTACGGGCCAAAAGGAATCGGAGCCCTATATATCCGCAACAGAACACTTACCAATATATCTCCTGTCCTCTTTGGAGGAGGACATGAAAAAGGACTCAGACCCGGCACCTTGAATATTCCTGCAATAGTGGGTTTTGGCAAAGCTTGTCAACTATGCATGGAAACAATGACACAGGAAAGTCGTCGCTCGAAGGAGTGGAGGGACAGGATCGAACGTGAATTAGTGGCATTGGGGGAGGTAAGAATCAATTCAGCCAGTGAACCTCGCTTGCCCCATATGTCCAGTATAACCATTGACAATATCAACGGCAGCAAGTTACTTCGACAAATGGGCAACTTGGCGATCTCTCAGGGTTCGGCTTGTAGTTCCGGCACCTTAGCTCCCTCCCATGTGCTATTGGCCTTAGGACATTCCAAAGAAGCCGCCCTGTCCTCGATAAGAATCGGTCTGGGAAGACCCACTACTGCCCAGGAAGTTGAGACAACGATAGCCACCATTAAATCAACCGTCAAACGTTTAAGGGAAGTGTTGGTATGA
- a CDS encoding XdhC family protein → MREIENIFLAYKKAKSTGLDCVLATVVHVEGSAYRRPGARMLVDEQGLMTGAISGGCLEGDALRKSLHALHQNRNKLITYDTSDETDAVIGAQLGCNGIIQVLFEPIDYSNPTNPVELLKEALETNDESVLVSLFNLQKRQHQMGTCLLFKDNQKTIGECKHPELYQRIKSDARFTLAEHTSCFRTYLSKESEVQAFFQLVPQPVHLVIVGAGNDARILASMADCLGWNISVTDGRATHANKERFIGACQVIVSEPEKALESLDINANTVFVLMTHNYKYDLAVLELLLLKEPLPYIGILGPKKKYHRMLEDLASKGIHPNSKQKSRIYAPIGLDLHSETPAEIALSILSEIQKVLVGSSGDHLKNKKERIHIDEDNEFRLVQLENS, encoded by the coding sequence ATGAGGGAAATTGAAAATATATTTTTGGCATATAAAAAAGCAAAGTCAACTGGATTGGATTGCGTCCTGGCCACGGTGGTACATGTGGAAGGTTCTGCCTATAGACGTCCGGGAGCTAGGATGTTGGTGGATGAACAGGGGCTTATGACAGGGGCCATTAGCGGAGGCTGCCTGGAAGGCGATGCCCTAAGAAAATCCTTGCATGCCCTCCACCAAAACCGCAATAAGCTCATCACCTATGATACCAGTGATGAAACCGATGCCGTCATCGGTGCCCAGTTGGGCTGTAACGGGATCATACAGGTCCTATTTGAACCAATTGACTATTCCAATCCCACCAACCCTGTTGAACTCTTAAAGGAAGCGCTGGAAACCAATGATGAATCCGTGTTAGTGTCCTTGTTCAATCTCCAAAAAAGACAGCACCAGATGGGCACATGCCTATTATTTAAGGACAACCAAAAAACCATAGGGGAATGCAAACATCCCGAGCTCTATCAGCGGATAAAATCAGACGCTAGATTTACCCTTGCAGAACACACATCCTGCTTCAGGACATATCTATCCAAGGAAAGCGAAGTACAGGCCTTCTTTCAGTTGGTACCCCAGCCGGTCCATTTGGTCATTGTGGGGGCGGGCAATGATGCACGGATATTGGCCAGTATGGCCGACTGCCTGGGATGGAATATCTCCGTAACCGATGGCCGTGCCACACATGCCAATAAAGAGCGGTTTATCGGTGCGTGCCAAGTGATCGTTTCGGAACCTGAAAAAGCACTGGAATCCTTGGATATCAATGCCAATACGGTATTTGTCCTCATGACCCATAACTATAAGTACGATCTGGCAGTCCTGGAATTGCTGTTGCTCAAGGAACCCCTACCCTATATCGGCATCCTTGGTCCCAAAAAGAAATATCACCGTATGCTGGAGGATTTGGCCTCAAAAGGCATCCATCCAAACTCCAAACAAAAAAGCAGGATTTATGCCCCAATAGGACTGGACCTGCATAGCGAAACACCGGCAGAAATAGCGCTGTCTATCCTTTCGGAAATCCAAAAGGTTTTGGTTGGTTCGAGTGGTGACCATTTGAAAAACAAAAAAGAAAGAATTCATATTGATGAAGACAATGAATTTCGACTGGTACAGTTAGAAAACTCCTAA
- a CDS encoding tetratricopeptide repeat protein has protein sequence MRYLVRILLPAFLWALFMGGKAGAQTEKDLFKKLDSAQLLTKSNPEQAFALATAMVEQSAHLEKKTLLGKAQLIRGKILLQFGLFQPASEALYEAEHIFQTNKHHLSLAQVNNVLGEVYYKVKSPKDALARHEKALEIYQKLTDKEGEAETKGFIGGMYEKMGNYPKALAYQHEALKIFENLELKSHLAFVRENIGSIYEDLEQYDSAYSNFEKAYRLNVAIGDSLGLVSNLNNLGDVFRKTREPEKGLAYSRRAAEISARLGYLDQQTSAVVDMSKAYAALQDYRNAYNYLEQSRQLSELVYSEESARQLAIQEVQNHLYTKNQQISQLEQMRAFDASVKWLLVFLVGLMCVLGWVVFNRQKLKIKSNKELLEQQQKTLEIKEQLIATEKENTQLLELKIETEEQAHSKSLTAQTLHLIDKNQMLEGIQVKLKNILEENPKDQKKRIRNLIKEIDFNFSHDTDWDDFKQNFEKVHQDFFRNIQQRTGGLTPAEMKLASLMRLNLSSKEIASTLGISLDSLRISRYRLRKKLRLEKGDSLQQFILCI, from the coding sequence ATGAGATATCTAGTTCGCATTCTACTTCCTGCTTTTTTATGGGCCTTATTTATGGGAGGCAAAGCTGGTGCACAAACCGAAAAAGACCTCTTCAAGAAATTAGATTCAGCTCAATTACTCACAAAAAGTAATCCTGAACAGGCCTTTGCTTTGGCAACAGCGATGGTAGAGCAAAGTGCCCATCTAGAGAAAAAAACACTTCTCGGTAAAGCCCAGCTGATCAGAGGCAAGATCCTTTTGCAATTTGGTCTCTTCCAGCCTGCCTCTGAGGCGCTTTACGAAGCAGAACATATCTTTCAAACCAATAAGCATCACTTGTCGCTAGCGCAGGTAAATAATGTACTTGGAGAAGTATATTACAAAGTAAAATCCCCCAAGGATGCATTGGCCCGACACGAAAAGGCCTTAGAGATTTACCAAAAACTCACTGATAAAGAAGGAGAAGCAGAGACAAAGGGATTTATCGGAGGGATGTATGAAAAAATGGGCAACTACCCCAAGGCGTTGGCTTACCAGCACGAAGCGCTGAAGATTTTTGAAAACCTGGAACTAAAAAGCCATTTGGCTTTTGTACGGGAAAATATCGGAAGTATCTATGAAGACCTGGAACAATATGATTCTGCTTATTCAAATTTCGAAAAAGCCTACAGACTCAATGTTGCCATCGGTGATAGCCTTGGCTTGGTAAGCAACCTGAACAACCTCGGCGATGTATTCCGTAAAACCCGAGAACCAGAAAAGGGCTTGGCCTACTCGCGCAGAGCCGCCGAAATAAGTGCCAGATTAGGTTATCTGGACCAACAGACCAGCGCTGTGGTCGATATGTCCAAAGCTTATGCAGCCCTACAGGACTACAGAAACGCCTACAACTACCTGGAGCAAAGCCGTCAACTCAGTGAACTCGTCTATTCTGAAGAATCTGCCCGGCAACTAGCCATTCAGGAAGTACAAAACCACCTTTACACCAAAAACCAACAGATCAGCCAGCTGGAACAAATGCGCGCATTTGATGCCAGTGTAAAATGGCTTTTGGTCTTTCTTGTCGGATTGATGTGCGTGTTGGGCTGGGTGGTCTTCAATCGTCAAAAACTAAAAATAAAAAGCAACAAAGAGCTCCTGGAACAGCAACAGAAAACCTTGGAGATAAAAGAACAACTGATCGCCACAGAAAAGGAAAACACCCAACTGCTGGAATTAAAAATTGAAACCGAAGAGCAGGCCCATTCAAAATCCCTTACCGCCCAGACCCTGCATTTGATCGATAAAAACCAAATGCTCGAAGGTATCCAAGTCAAACTAAAAAACATCTTGGAGGAAAACCCCAAAGACCAAAAAAAGAGAATCAGAAACCTGATCAAAGAAATTGACTTTAATTTTTCGCATGACACTGACTGGGACGATTTCAAGCAAAACTTTGAAAAAGTCCATCAGGATTTTTTCCGAAACATACAGCAAAGGACTGGAGGACTTACCCCTGCAGAGATGAAACTCGCCAGCCTAATGCGCCTTAACCTTAGCTCCAAGGAAATAGCTTCTACCCTTGGGATCTCCTTGGACAGCCTTAGGATTTCACGTTACAGACTTCGGAAAAAATTAAGGCTTGAAAAAGGAGACAGTTTACAGCAATTCATCCTTTGTATATAG
- a CDS encoding phytase, which yields MTRSKLIYGLCSLSILAGSCSEPSQQKENATGQNPVKPIYVSDSVIHDTDDPAVWVNPADPAKSLILGTDKDADGALYVFDLKGKAIDSLIVRNIQRPNNVDISYGLKLGDRTVDFAVTGERLTSKLRFFSLPDMKEIHADGIEIFQGETGTEYRDLMGVAVYHNPQNGKQYVIAGRKNGPQDGSYLWQYEIKTADGKLDLELVRKFGEFSGNKEIEAIAVDNELGYIYYSDEGVGVRKYYADPAKGNEQLALFATEGFTKDHEGISIYKIDEETGYILVSDQEANLFHVFPREGSAANPHEHNLITKIPTSTVSSDGSETISRALGPDYPHGIFVAMSDDKTFQLYKWEDLARDLLKSKN from the coding sequence ATGACAAGAAGTAAACTAATCTATGGACTTTGCTCTCTAAGTATCCTCGCAGGATCATGCAGTGAGCCTAGCCAACAAAAAGAAAATGCAACTGGCCAAAACCCCGTCAAGCCCATCTATGTAAGTGACTCCGTCATTCATGACACGGACGATCCTGCCGTCTGGGTAAACCCAGCAGATCCGGCAAAAAGCCTGATCCTAGGAACCGATAAAGATGCGGATGGAGCGCTTTATGTTTTTGACCTAAAAGGAAAAGCCATAGACTCTCTGATCGTACGGAATATTCAACGGCCAAACAACGTAGACATAAGTTATGGTCTGAAGTTAGGGGATCGCACAGTGGATTTTGCGGTTACTGGCGAACGGCTAACATCCAAACTCCGGTTTTTCAGTCTCCCAGACATGAAAGAAATCCATGCCGACGGAATCGAAATCTTCCAAGGAGAAACGGGAACCGAATACCGTGACCTAATGGGAGTAGCGGTGTACCACAACCCTCAAAATGGCAAGCAGTATGTGATCGCAGGCAGAAAGAACGGACCTCAGGACGGCTCCTATCTGTGGCAATATGAAATAAAAACTGCTGACGGAAAGCTTGACCTTGAACTGGTTCGGAAATTTGGTGAATTCAGCGGAAACAAGGAAATAGAGGCTATTGCAGTGGACAATGAGCTAGGGTACATTTATTACTCCGATGAAGGAGTAGGCGTAAGAAAGTACTATGCAGACCCAGCAAAAGGCAACGAACAGCTGGCCTTATTTGCCACGGAGGGATTTACCAAAGACCATGAAGGTATCAGCATTTATAAAATAGATGAAGAGACTGGATACATTTTGGTTTCTGACCAAGAAGCGAACCTCTTCCATGTATTTCCGAGAGAAGGATCGGCTGCCAACCCTCATGAGCACAACCTGATCACAAAGATACCAACCAGTACTGTTTCAAGTGATGGATCCGAGACCATCAGCAGGGCACTAGGTCCCGACTATCCACATGGAATCTTCGTGGCCATGTCTGACGACAAGACATTCCAGCTATATAAGTGGGAAGACCTGGCCAGAGACCTCCTAAAATCAAAAAACTAA